GCCCTCTCCGGCGTGGTGAAGGAATCCCTGCTCTTTGCCTACGACCTCGTCGTCAAGGACACGCTGCTCGAAGGCTCGCAACTTGTGGTCGAGGAAGTGCCAGTTATCGTCTACTGCCCTTCCTGCGATGCGAATGTGGCACTGACCTCCCTTCACAAGTTCGCCTGTCCCCACTGCAAGACACCCACGCCCAGGATCGTTTCCGGCCGGGAGCTGCAACTGGTGGCCCTCGAAATTGAAGACGCCGAGACCTTTCCCGACCTCCAATGATTGAGCGACGCCGCCTGACGGTCACCGGTGTGGTACAGGGTGTTGGGTTCCGACCCTTCGTCTTCGGATTGGCAAGCCAATACGACCTGGCCGGCCTTGTGGGCAACAACAGTCAGGGCGTGTTCATCGAAATCCAGGGAGCGCCAGCTTCTCTCGATACCTTTGAGCAAGAACTGGTGGCCCATCCACCTCCCCTGGCCCACATCGAAACGGTCGCCAGCGAGATACTGCCAACCAACGACGATACGACATTTGCCATCGTTCACAGCCAGGCTCAGGCAACAGCCAGCACGCTGATCTCCCCTGATGTCTCACTCTGCGACGACTGCCGGCGCGAGCTCTTTGATCCGGGCGATCGTCGTTTCCGTTATCCCTTCATTAACTGCACCAACTGCGGGCCGCGCTTCACTATCATTCGCGACATCCCCTACGACAGGCCGTTGACCACCATGGCCAACTTCACCATGTGCCCTGCCTGCCAGGCCGAATACGACGATCCAGCCGATCGCCGCTTTCACGCCCAGCCCAATGCCTGTGCCGATTGTGGTCCCCAGGTTTTTTTTGAGTGGTCAGAGCAAAAAAAACCAGCCGAATTCGCTGAGGTGGAGGAGCAGTCGGATCCAATTGCCCAGGCCCGGGCACTGCTTATCCAGGGTGGCATCGTCGCCGTCAAGGGCCTGGGTGGCTTTCACCTGGCGTGCGATGCCACCAGCGACGAGGCGCTGGCGACCCTGCGCGAGCGCAAGGGGCGGGTGGATAAACCCTTCGCTGTCATGGCCGTCGACATGGAGACCGCAGCCGGAATCGCTCAGATATCGGCAGAAGAAGCCGATTTATTGACCGGCACCGAAGGAGCGATCGTGCTGCTGCGCAGGCGGGTCGACAGTGTGCTATCGGGCCTGGTGGCCCCTGGCAACAATGCTGTTGGCGTGATGCTGCCCTACACGCCGCTGCACTACCTGCTCCTGGGCGCCGACCAGGGTGCAGGCCGGCAATCCGCCCGTGGACGGATGCGCCCCGGTTCGGTCCTGGTGATGACCTCGGGCAACTATTCCGATGAGCCCATTGTCAAGGATAACGGTCGGGCGCGGGAGTGGCTGTCAGGCCTGGCCGACGCCTTTTTGTTTCACGACAGGGACATCCACGTCGGGTGCGACGACTCGGTGGTGCGCGTCTTTCGCGGCCACGAGCTGCCTATCCGCCGCTCCCGTGGCTACGCACCCTTTCCGGTGAAACTTCCGCTGCAGATTCCCCCGACCCTGGCTGTGGGCGGTGAGTTGAAAAGCACTTTCTGCCTCGCCAGGGACGACTTCGCCTTCATGAGCCAGCATATCGGCGATATGGAGAACCTGGAGACGCTGCAGGCCTTTGAGCGGGCGGCAGCCCATTTCCAGGAAATCTTCCGCTGTGCACCGGAGCGAGTCGTCGCCGATATGCACCCGGGCTATCTGTCGACCCGTTGGGCGGAGAGGAATGCCGGCAGCGCCAGGCTTCTCAAGGTCCAACACCATCATGCCCACGTTGCGGCGGTTATGGCCGAGCATGGCCTCGATGGCTCGCGGCCGGTGATCGGTTTCAGCTTCGACGGCACCGGCTATGGCCCGGACGGCGCCATCTGGGGCGGCGAGGTGCTGGTGGCTGACTACAGCCGGTTTCGGCGAGTCGCCCATCTACAGTATGTGCCCTTAGCCGGCGGCGATTCGGCCATCAAACGGCCCTACCGGGTCGCCCTGGCTCATCTGTGGGCCGCGGGCGAACCCTGGGATGCTGATTTGCCGTCCGTGGCCGCCTGTCCCCAGTCTGAACAGACAGTCCTTCGGCGCCAACTGGAAAGGGGGCTCAATACAGTCCCCACCAGCAGCATGGGGCGTCTCTTCGATGCGGTCGCGTCCCTGGCAGGCGTCCGCCAGGTTGTCACCTATGAGGCTCAGGCAGCCATCGAGTTGGAAGCGATGGCCGCAGAAGGTGTCGAAGAGACTTATGGGTTCGACGTGCCATCTGTGGTATACTACGGCGATCCGGCAGCGATCAATGCCAGCCCGGTGATCCGGGCGGTGGTTGCCGATGTCCGTGCAGGTGAAGCACCAGCAGTGATTGCTGCCCGCTTTCACAACGCTGTCGCCGATTTGATCGACAGGCTGGCCCGGCAACTGCGCGAGCAGACCGGCATGGAGTGTGTCGTGTTGAGCGGCGGTGTCTTTCAGAATGTTACCCTGTTGGCTCTGGCAGTCGACCGGTTGGATCAGGCCGGTTTCCAGGTGCTTACCCATCGACTGGTCCCACCAAACGACGGTGGACTGGCGTTGGGACAGGCTATCATCGGCGGGTTAAGGGCAGATGCGTATGTTTCCTGGCTCAACACCAGTTCTGGAGGCGCGATAAGATGTGTTTAGGCATACCTGGCAAAATAACCGAGGTCTACGATCAGCAGGGCATCGCCATGGGAAAGATCGATTTCGACGGCATTCAGAAAGAGGTGTGCCTGGCTTATCTTCCCGACATCGAGGTGGGCGATTACGCCATCGTTCATGTCGGTTTTGCCATCACCAAACTGGACGAACAAGCAGCCCAGGAAACCCTCGACCTTTTTCGGGAGATCGGTTCCCTGGAGGAGGAACTGGGGGATTAATTGTCAATTATCACTGGTCAATTGTCAATAGTCAATCAGGTATCGACCGATGAAGTATTTAGACGAGTACCGCGATCCCGAGCTAGCCGGAAAACTTTTCGACGAGATTCGTGAAACCGGCAAACACCACTGGACTATGATGGAAGTCTGCGGGGGACAGACCCACTCCATCATCCGTAACGGCATCGACCAGCTACTTCCCGACACCGTCGAATTGATCCATGGCCCCGGTTGTCCTGTGTGCGTTACTCCATTGGAGACGATCGACCGGGCGCTGGCCATCGCCTCGAGTCCCGATGTCATTTTCTGTTCCTTTGGCGATATGCTGCGCGTCCCGGGCAGTGAGAAAGACCTGTTTCGCGTCAAGAGCGAAGGAGGGGACGTGCGCATCGTCTACTCCCCGCTGGATGCATTGAAGGTTGCAGGCGAGAATCCCGAGAAGGAAGTGGTCTTTTTCGGAATTGGCTTTGAAACCACTGCGCCGGCCAATGCCATGGCGGTTTTCCAGGCCAAACAATTGGAAATCGCTAACTTCTCGATGTTGGTGTCGCACGTGCTGGTGCCACCCGCTCTTGAGGCGATCATGAGTTCCCCCAGCAGCCGGGTCCAGGCCTTTTTGGCAGCGGGCCATGTCTGCTCGGTGATGGGCTACTGGCAATACGAGCCCCTGGTGGAAAAGTACCGGGTGCCGATCGTCATCACCGGCTTCGAGCCGCTGGATGTCCTGGAAGGGATTCGTCGTGTTGTCGTGCAACTGGAAGAGGGTCGGGCTGAGGTGGAGAACGCCTATGAACGAGCGGTTTTGCGGGAGGGCAACCTGCCTGCGCAGCGCATGCTCAAGGATGTTTTCACCGTTTGCGAACGTACCTGGCGCGGCATAGGCAGCATAGCCAACAGTGGCTGGGAATTGAGCGACAAATACCGTGAGTTTGATGCCGCTCACCGCTTCACTGTGACCGATATCAAAACCCAGGAGTCGCCCCTGTGTCGCAGCGGTGAAGTGCTTCAGGGTTTGATCAAACCGAACCAGTGCCAGGCCTTCGGCACGGTTTGCACGCCGCGGAAACCTCTGGGCGCCACTATGGTTTCCAATGAGGGAGCTTGCGCGGCCTATTATCGTTATGGCCGTTTCGCCG
This genomic stretch from Chloroflexota bacterium harbors:
- the hypF gene encoding carbamoyltransferase HypF → MIERRRLTVTGVVQGVGFRPFVFGLASQYDLAGLVGNNSQGVFIEIQGAPASLDTFEQELVAHPPPLAHIETVASEILPTNDDTTFAIVHSQAQATASTLISPDVSLCDDCRRELFDPGDRRFRYPFINCTNCGPRFTIIRDIPYDRPLTTMANFTMCPACQAEYDDPADRRFHAQPNACADCGPQVFFEWSEQKKPAEFAEVEEQSDPIAQARALLIQGGIVAVKGLGGFHLACDATSDEALATLRERKGRVDKPFAVMAVDMETAAGIAQISAEEADLLTGTEGAIVLLRRRVDSVLSGLVAPGNNAVGVMLPYTPLHYLLLGADQGAGRQSARGRMRPGSVLVMTSGNYSDEPIVKDNGRAREWLSGLADAFLFHDRDIHVGCDDSVVRVFRGHELPIRRSRGYAPFPVKLPLQIPPTLAVGGELKSTFCLARDDFAFMSQHIGDMENLETLQAFERAAAHFQEIFRCAPERVVADMHPGYLSTRWAERNAGSARLLKVQHHHAHVAAVMAEHGLDGSRPVIGFSFDGTGYGPDGAIWGGEVLVADYSRFRRVAHLQYVPLAGGDSAIKRPYRVALAHLWAAGEPWDADLPSVAACPQSEQTVLRRQLERGLNTVPTSSMGRLFDAVASLAGVRQVVTYEAQAAIELEAMAAEGVEETYGFDVPSVVYYGDPAAINASPVIRAVVADVRAGEAPAVIAARFHNAVADLIDRLARQLREQTGMECVVLSGGVFQNVTLLALAVDRLDQAGFQVLTHRLVPPNDGGLALGQAIIGGLRADAYVSWLNTSSGGAIRCV
- the hypA gene encoding hydrogenase maturation nickel metallochaperone HypA, with product MHELSIACNLVETAETAARDAGVEQVSAVHVRVGALSGVVKESLLFAYDLVVKDTLLEGSQLVVEEVPVIVYCPSCDANVALTSLHKFACPHCKTPTPRIVSGRELQLVALEIEDAETFPDLQ
- the hypD gene encoding hydrogenase formation protein HypD — encoded protein: MKYLDEYRDPELAGKLFDEIRETGKHHWTMMEVCGGQTHSIIRNGIDQLLPDTVELIHGPGCPVCVTPLETIDRALAIASSPDVIFCSFGDMLRVPGSEKDLFRVKSEGGDVRIVYSPLDALKVAGENPEKEVVFFGIGFETTAPANAMAVFQAKQLEIANFSMLVSHVLVPPALEAIMSSPSSRVQAFLAAGHVCSVMGYWQYEPLVEKYRVPIVITGFEPLDVLEGIRRVVVQLEEGRAEVENAYERAVLREGNLPAQRMLKDVFTVCERTWRGIGSIANSGWELSDKYREFDAAHRFTVTDIKTQESPLCRSGEVLQGLIKPNQCQAFGTVCTPRKPLGATMVSNEGACAAYYRYGRFAEVESANT
- a CDS encoding HypC/HybG/HupF family hydrogenase formation chaperone, which gives rise to MCLGIPGKITEVYDQQGIAMGKIDFDGIQKEVCLAYLPDIEVGDYAIVHVGFAITKLDEQAAQETLDLFREIGSLEEELGD